CCACCAACAAACCACAGTAGCTCTCTCTTTACTAGCGGGACTAGGTTTGCGTAGCATCGTATGAAGCGTGATAATATTTCTTGGGCATCAAACGTATAATCATGGGTATTATCCTGAATTTTATTTGTCAGGTCATCCCACCTTTCTAAGAAGTCTATTTCTTCTTCTGCCAAATCTGGCTGATCAAAAGGAGCGTGCTCTGCAATGCGATGACGCAAATCAGCGAAAGCGTCAAGTATGTGTTGTGTGCGTGATTCCACGTAAAACCCTATTCAAAAAAGTAACTATATAGTCGGCTTTTGCCGTACGAGAACTTAATTATGACATATGCAATCGAAATTAGTGACCTTAAAAAGCGCTATGAAGGCGGCTTTGAAGCATTAAAAGGTATTGATCTCAAAGTTGAAAAAGGCGATTTTTTTGCATTGCTTGGCCCTAATGGTGCAGGCAAATCGACAACGATTGGTATTTTGTGCTCTTTAGTGAATAAAACGTCAGGCAAGGTGTCTATTTTTGGTACGGACATTGATAAAGATTTTGCTTCTGCGAAAAAGCACTTAGGAGTTGTGCCTCAAGAATTTAATTTTAATGTTTTTGAGACCGTATTTAATGTTGTGGCGACTCAAGCTGGCTTTTATGGAATCAGTAAGTCCGTGGCAGCTCAGCGTGCAGAGAAGTATTTAAAGCAATTGGATTTGTGGGATAAAAAAGACGTTCAGTCTCGTATGCTGTCAGGCGGAATGAAGCGACGATTAATGATAGCGAGGGCGCTGGTTCATGAACCTGATGTGCTTATCCTAGATGAGCCCACAGCTGGTGTTGATATTGAATTACGCAGATCCATGTGGGAATTTATAAAAACCCTAAATGAACAGGGAACGACCATTATTCTGACAACCCATTATTTGGAAGAAGCAGAGCAATTATGTCGAAATATCGCCATTATAAATGATGGTGAAATTGTAGAAAACACCAGCGTAAAGGCTTTATTAAAAACGCTGAATCAAGAAACATTTATTTTGGATCTTGATAGTAATCTTCCTGATGGTTGGCTTTTGCCTGGTTTTGGTGTGGTGCTAAGTAAAGATGCCAGCTCTATTGAAGTTGAAGTGGTAAAAGGGCAATCGATTAACACTATTTTCAAAGC
This genomic stretch from Marinomonas primoryensis harbors:
- a CDS encoding PA2817 family protein, which codes for MESRTQHILDAFADLRHRIAEHAPFDQPDLAEEEIDFLERWDDLTNKIQDNTHDYTFDAQEILSRFIRCYANLVPLVKRELLWFVGGECLHFLGDEEISLYQQLEDHLYELDSQNKSYDISKEINALRDTPTQMH
- a CDS encoding ABC transporter ATP-binding protein, yielding MTYAIEISDLKKRYEGGFEALKGIDLKVEKGDFFALLGPNGAGKSTTIGILCSLVNKTSGKVSIFGTDIDKDFASAKKHLGVVPQEFNFNVFETVFNVVATQAGFYGISKSVAAQRAEKYLKQLDLWDKKDVQSRMLSGGMKRRLMIARALVHEPDVLILDEPTAGVDIELRRSMWEFIKTLNEQGTTIILTTHYLEEAEQLCRNIAIINDGEIVENTSVKALLKTLNQETFILDLDSNLPDGWLLPGFGVVLSKDASSIEVEVVKGQSINTIFKALDAISVNVVSMRNKSNRLEELFVKLIKG